Proteins co-encoded in one Polynucleobacter sp. MWH-UH19D genomic window:
- a CDS encoding RluA family pseudouridine synthase: MKSNPVSKPSAAQARSPAAVHLQTIGPEEAGQRLDNYLLRWAKGVPKSHVYRIIRSGEVRVNKKRAEPTTRLVEGDVVRVPPVRIAEPAQMASVNAAQTKSRAHAYLDKMPVLFEDEALLIVDKPSGLAVHGGSGIALGVIETLRIARPELKFLELVHRLDRDTSGVLLLAKKRSALVELHRQIRENQTDKRYYLLAHGEIKQGAQVMQLKYPLHKYLLANGERRVRVDPEGLPSHTALRVTKVMQRDDAAITLAEAQLKTGRTHQIRVHLQKLGHAILGDDKYGFEDRDKQIKSKRLYLHAHLAGFTHPRTGEKMRIESPIPAEFTAMMKTFEQVNSIQE; the protein is encoded by the coding sequence ATGAAATCCAACCCAGTTTCCAAGCCTAGCGCAGCCCAAGCTCGATCTCCAGCCGCAGTCCATTTACAGACTATTGGCCCAGAAGAGGCTGGACAACGTCTAGATAACTATTTGCTGCGTTGGGCAAAAGGAGTCCCCAAAAGTCACGTTTACCGGATTATTCGCTCGGGCGAGGTGCGGGTAAATAAGAAGCGCGCAGAACCAACCACTCGTCTGGTTGAGGGTGATGTGGTCCGAGTGCCCCCTGTCAGAATTGCTGAGCCAGCGCAAATGGCTAGCGTTAATGCTGCGCAAACCAAGTCACGTGCCCATGCTTATTTAGACAAAATGCCAGTTTTGTTTGAGGATGAGGCGCTTTTAATTGTGGACAAGCCATCAGGGCTCGCAGTCCATGGTGGGTCTGGAATTGCTTTGGGGGTCATTGAGACTCTGCGGATCGCTCGCCCAGAACTGAAATTTTTGGAATTGGTGCATCGTCTAGATAGAGACACTTCTGGAGTGCTATTGCTAGCTAAAAAACGTAGCGCTTTAGTGGAGTTGCATCGTCAGATACGTGAAAACCAAACAGATAAGCGCTATTACTTGCTTGCCCATGGTGAAATTAAACAGGGTGCGCAGGTGATGCAACTTAAATATCCACTGCATAAATACTTGTTGGCCAATGGTGAGCGCCGAGTGCGCGTTGATCCTGAGGGCTTGCCAAGTCATACCGCTTTACGAGTGACTAAAGTGATGCAGCGAGATGATGCTGCGATAACTTTGGCAGAGGCCCAATTAAAAACAGGCCGCACACATCAAATTCGAGTGCATCTTCAAAAATTAGGACACGCTATTTTGGGTGACGATAAATACGGCTTTGAAGATCGAGATAAGCAGATCAAGTCTAAGCGTCTGTATTTGCATGCGCATCTTGCTGGTTTTACGCATCCACGGACTGGTGAGAAGATGCGCATTGAATCACCTATTCCAGCAGAATTTACCGCCATGATGAAAACCTTTGAGCAAGTAAATAGTATTCAAGAATGA
- a CDS encoding HAD-IA family hydrolase codes for MTSTEKIEKSEKADRRYDLIVWDWDGTIMDSTPTIVHCIQQACRDLGFKEPDDTLASSVIGLGIQDSLRRAVPWIEPRHFQQLTDRFRYHYLAKDHELDLFVGIRELLEELKADQFLLGVATGKSRVGLNRSLNHHQIGHLFHETRTADESFSKPHPAMLLELSDVTQVPTRRMLMIGDTTHDLDMAANAGVDAIAVTYGAHPPDTLKASPSLAHVDDVAQLSQWLKDNVWLTN; via the coding sequence ATGACGTCAACAGAAAAAATCGAGAAATCTGAAAAAGCCGATCGTCGTTATGACCTGATTGTTTGGGATTGGGACGGAACCATCATGGATTCCACACCAACCATCGTGCATTGCATTCAGCAAGCATGCCGCGACTTAGGATTTAAAGAGCCTGATGATACTTTGGCAAGCTCTGTGATCGGTTTAGGAATTCAAGATTCTTTACGCAGGGCGGTTCCATGGATTGAGCCCCGACATTTTCAGCAATTAACAGATCGTTTTCGTTATCACTATTTGGCGAAAGACCATGAATTGGATTTATTCGTTGGTATTCGTGAGCTCTTAGAGGAGTTAAAAGCAGATCAGTTTTTATTGGGTGTCGCTACAGGTAAGTCACGAGTGGGACTGAATCGATCGTTAAATCATCATCAAATTGGACACCTCTTTCATGAGACGAGAACCGCTGACGAATCGTTTTCTAAGCCCCACCCAGCAATGTTGCTTGAGTTATCGGACGTGACCCAAGTGCCAACACGGCGCATGCTCATGATTGGCGATACCACTCATGATTTGGATATGGCAGCCAATGCTGGGGTTGATGCAATTGCGGTGACCTATGGTGCGCATCCACCAGATACCCTCAAGGCATCGCCATCATTGGCACATGTCGATGATGTTGCTCAGTTATCGCAGTGGCTAAAAGATAATGTTTGGCTTACGAACTAA
- the sppA gene encoding signal peptide peptidase SppA — protein sequence MENNSNPNWERQALEHLLLENLKETRKARRWKAILRVLTLLVIVAVLFAVFDFHLPGRGMSVDRHTALVTLEGEISSSTMANAMDINSSLVSAFENVHSAGVVLRINSPGGSPVQAGMINDEIHRLRKLYPNKPFYVVVEDICASGGYYVAVAADQILVDKASLVGSIGVIMEGFGFTGLMDKLGVTRRMITAGSNKGMLDPFSKEEPKQVEMVKTMIDEIHQQFIQVVKEGRGSRLKDAPELFSGRIWNGEQAVKLGLVDGYGTVDSVARDIFKAPDVLDYTMKENFAERVAKRFGAEAGAAAGKALVKTPDLK from the coding sequence ATGGAAAATAATTCAAATCCAAATTGGGAGCGCCAAGCGCTTGAGCACTTACTTTTAGAAAATCTTAAAGAGACTCGTAAGGCTCGTCGCTGGAAGGCGATATTACGAGTGCTAACACTCTTGGTAATCGTTGCAGTACTCTTTGCGGTATTTGATTTTCATTTGCCTGGTCGCGGCATGAGTGTTGATAGACATACTGCCTTAGTAACCTTAGAAGGAGAAATTTCTTCAAGCACCATGGCTAACGCAATGGATATCAATTCTTCATTGGTATCCGCCTTTGAAAATGTCCATAGTGCTGGTGTAGTTCTACGTATCAATAGTCCAGGTGGTTCTCCTGTACAAGCGGGGATGATTAATGATGAGATTCATCGCTTGCGCAAGCTCTATCCAAACAAACCTTTTTATGTAGTTGTTGAGGATATTTGTGCCTCTGGTGGCTACTATGTCGCAGTAGCGGCTGATCAAATATTGGTAGACAAGGCAAGCCTAGTTGGGTCGATCGGTGTAATTATGGAAGGCTTTGGGTTCACTGGGCTTATGGATAAGTTGGGCGTAACTCGTCGCATGATTACTGCAGGCTCAAATAAAGGCATGCTCGATCCATTTAGCAAAGAAGAGCCGAAACAGGTTGAGATGGTGAAGACAATGATCGATGAGATTCATCAACAATTTATTCAGGTAGTGAAAGAGGGTAGAGGCTCGCGTTTAAAAGATGCTCCTGAATTATTTTCTGGGCGCATTTGGAATGGCGAGCAAGCTGTTAAGCTTGGTTTGGTTGATGGCTATGGCACAGTCGATTCGGTTGCACGTGATATTTTCAAGGCCCCTGATGTACTTGACTACACCATGAAAGAGAATTTTGCGGAGCGTGTTGCAAAACGCTTTGGTGCTGAAGCAGGTGCCGCTGCAGGTAAAGCTCTAGTGAAGACACCCGATCTTAAGTAA
- a CDS encoding SAM-dependent methyltransferase has translation MAKLGTLFLVPNTLGNEGRIEQLPWVLPAETIACASKLKHWIVEDAKTARALLKAIDSASPLACTIQEMHMSEWRGAARNAKYGDSIKPADLLKPLLAGNDMGLMSEAGVPGVADPGAELVLAAHKLGAQVKPLVGPSSILLGLMASGLNGQRFAFQGYLPHDVHERTSKLKQLETESRKLQQTQIWIETPYRNTAMLMACINSLSPQTQLCLGVDLSLPSEMIATLSIAEWRKRYPNEAACASLQNRPTVFLLLA, from the coding sequence ATGGCAAAACTTGGCACACTTTTCTTGGTTCCCAACACTTTAGGTAATGAGGGTCGCATCGAACAATTGCCTTGGGTTTTGCCTGCCGAAACAATTGCCTGTGCATCCAAACTCAAACACTGGATCGTCGAAGATGCAAAGACCGCGCGCGCGCTTTTAAAAGCAATAGATAGCGCTTCGCCGCTTGCTTGCACCATTCAAGAAATGCATATGAGTGAGTGGCGTGGTGCCGCGCGCAATGCAAAGTATGGCGACTCAATCAAGCCTGCTGATTTATTAAAACCACTGCTAGCTGGCAACGATATGGGCTTGATGTCAGAAGCTGGCGTTCCTGGTGTAGCTGATCCAGGCGCAGAGCTCGTGCTTGCTGCCCATAAACTGGGTGCCCAAGTCAAACCGCTTGTAGGTCCTAGCTCAATCTTGCTTGGCTTAATGGCAAGCGGCTTGAATGGTCAACGATTTGCATTCCAAGGGTACCTGCCTCATGACGTGCATGAACGCACAAGCAAGCTGAAACAACTAGAAACAGAATCCCGCAAACTACAGCAGACTCAAATTTGGATTGAAACTCCTTATCGCAATACTGCAATGCTCATGGCTTGCATCAACTCACTGTCGCCACAAACACAGCTTTGTCTTGGAGTGGATTTGAGTTTGCCCTCAGAAATGATTGCCACTTTATCGATTGCTGAGTGGCGTAAACGCTATCCGAATGAGGCTGCCTGTGCATCATTACAAAATAGGCCAACGGTATTTCTACTATTGGCCTAG
- a CDS encoding Maf family nucleotide pyrophosphatase, with protein MSQTTNTSKNPSLILASTSAYRRELLTRLRIPFEVISPKVDETALTGESTLELAKRLAHAKAEAVAKQHPEAWVIGSDQVADLCGAAIGKPGNFERAMAQLQLMRGQVVTFHTALCLMKGDTQTTLSVPTEVCFRKLPDAVLENYLLAEEPYDCAGSAKSEGLGISLLEYIKSDDPTALIGLPLIALTGLLRDAGFAIPPKK; from the coding sequence ATGAGTCAAACCACCAACACTTCCAAAAACCCATCACTGATTTTGGCGTCCACTTCGGCATATCGTCGTGAGCTACTAACTCGTCTTCGCATTCCCTTTGAAGTAATTTCTCCAAAAGTTGATGAAACCGCGCTAACTGGTGAAAGCACACTGGAGTTAGCAAAGCGTCTTGCACATGCAAAAGCAGAGGCTGTTGCCAAACAACATCCAGAAGCTTGGGTAATCGGTTCTGACCAAGTTGCCGATCTTTGCGGTGCAGCGATTGGCAAACCAGGCAACTTTGAGAGAGCCATGGCGCAATTGCAATTAATGCGCGGGCAAGTAGTGACGTTTCACACTGCTTTATGTTTAATGAAAGGTGATACGCAAACGACGCTAAGCGTTCCCACTGAAGTGTGTTTTCGCAAACTACCAGATGCAGTTTTAGAAAACTACCTACTCGCGGAAGAGCCTTATGACTGCGCAGGCAGCGCCAAGTCTGAAGGTTTAGGCATCAGCTTACTGGAGTACATCAAAAGCGATGATCCTACCGCCCTCATCGGCCTTCCTCTCATTGCGCTAACAGGCTTATTGCGTGATGCAGGTTTTGCAATACCGCCCAAGAAGTAA
- a CDS encoding DUF177 domain-containing protein → MDRNHVLPQVQLSAEPNALRRVDFCAPQSYRGAGFLSISDLPRVAEEVSTVQTGDGFNWDIQTHFEHFPGSEPHQIMELAIKGRLHLTCQRCLQGCAVDLDEKRRFIFLATESQADDYPLEDEEQEPLVASQQFNLLETIEDEILLSIPLIPKHPEGFCEPHAPVFGEGDGDEALAERENPFNVLKNMKKN, encoded by the coding sequence ATGGATCGAAATCACGTTTTACCTCAAGTTCAATTGTCTGCAGAGCCAAATGCTTTGCGGCGGGTTGATTTTTGTGCCCCTCAGTCCTACAGAGGTGCTGGTTTTTTAAGCATTTCAGACTTACCAAGGGTGGCAGAAGAGGTATCCACTGTTCAAACTGGGGATGGCTTTAATTGGGATATTCAAACTCACTTTGAGCATTTTCCTGGTAGTGAGCCCCATCAAATTATGGAGTTAGCTATAAAAGGCAGGCTGCATTTGACTTGCCAGCGCTGTTTACAGGGCTGTGCGGTCGATCTAGACGAAAAACGCCGCTTTATTTTCTTGGCGACAGAATCCCAGGCGGATGACTATCCGCTTGAAGATGAGGAACAGGAGCCCTTAGTGGCTAGCCAGCAATTTAATCTCCTAGAGACTATTGAAGATGAGATTTTGCTTTCTATCCCCTTGATTCCTAAGCATCCCGAGGGATTTTGTGAGCCTCATGCACCGGTTTTCGGGGAGGGTGATGGCGATGAAGCCCTAGCTGAGCGCGAAAATCCCTTTAACGTCTTGAAAAATATGAAGAAAAACTGA
- the rpmF gene encoding 50S ribosomal protein L32, translating to MAVQQNKKSPSKRGMHRAHDFLTAPATAVEATTGEAHLRHHISPNGYYRGRKVVKTKND from the coding sequence ATGGCCGTTCAACAAAATAAAAAATCACCATCCAAACGTGGCATGCATCGTGCGCACGACTTTTTGACCGCACCTGCCACGGCTGTTGAAGCCACAACTGGTGAGGCACATTTGCGCCACCACATCTCACCTAACGGCTACTACCGTGGTCGTAAAGTAGTTAAAACTAAAAACGACTAA
- the plsX gene encoding phosphate acyltransferase PlsX, with protein MSITLAIDAMGGDHGVVVTVPAACDFLEKHADVNIALVGDPELIQQVLSKSSKAPTERIQIIPASEVVLMDDPIEVALRRKKDSSMRVAIEQVKEGVADAVISSGNTGALMAISRYILKTLDGVDRPAIATAIPNELGRGTTMLDLGANADCEPMHLLQFAQMANVMVQVVDGKQNPSIGLLNIGEEVIKGNEVVKQTSELLRQSNLNFYGNVEGNDIFKGTTDIVVCDGFVGNVVLKASEGLAKMMSGMIREEFNRSLLTKLMAICAMVPLLRVRKRVDHRRYNGAVLLGLRGCVIKSHGSADRFAFGFALDRAYEAAKNRMVERIAAAFVAETTI; from the coding sequence ATGAGCATTACTCTTGCTATTGATGCCATGGGCGGAGATCATGGAGTTGTCGTGACGGTTCCCGCTGCATGCGACTTTTTAGAAAAGCACGCCGATGTCAATATCGCCCTAGTTGGTGATCCGGAATTGATTCAGCAAGTTTTAAGCAAGTCTTCTAAGGCTCCGACGGAGCGCATTCAAATTATTCCTGCTAGTGAAGTGGTGTTGATGGATGATCCCATTGAAGTTGCTTTGCGTCGTAAAAAAGACTCTTCCATGCGTGTGGCCATTGAGCAGGTAAAAGAGGGTGTTGCAGATGCTGTGATTTCTTCTGGCAATACTGGTGCACTTATGGCGATTTCTCGCTACATACTTAAAACACTTGATGGCGTTGATCGCCCTGCGATTGCGACAGCAATTCCGAATGAGTTGGGGCGCGGTACCACCATGTTGGATTTGGGCGCGAACGCAGACTGCGAGCCTATGCATTTGCTGCAGTTTGCCCAGATGGCTAATGTGATGGTTCAAGTGGTGGATGGCAAACAAAATCCTTCGATTGGCTTGCTAAATATTGGTGAAGAAGTGATTAAAGGTAATGAAGTGGTTAAGCAAACCAGTGAATTACTGCGCCAAAGTAATTTGAATTTCTACGGTAATGTAGAAGGCAATGATATTTTTAAAGGCACCACGGATATTGTGGTGTGTGATGGCTTTGTTGGTAATGTCGTACTCAAGGCTAGCGAAGGTCTAGCCAAAATGATGAGCGGCATGATTCGTGAAGAATTTAATCGTTCTTTATTAACCAAATTGATGGCAATTTGTGCAATGGTGCCTTTGCTGCGCGTTCGCAAACGGGTTGATCATCGTCGCTATAACGGTGCGGTATTGTTAGGCTTGCGTGGTTGTGTGATTAAAAGTCATGGTTCAGCCGATCGTTTTGCGTTTGGCTTTGCATTAGATCGTGCTTATGAGGCGGCTAAAAATCGCATGGTTGAACGCATTGCTGCAGCCTTTGTTGCGGAGACAACGATATGA
- a CDS encoding beta-ketoacyl-ACP synthase III — translation MSIYARVAGTGSYLPEQRLTNQDLVERLAKSGLETSDEWITTRSGISARHFAAENELTSDLAVKAAQAALSSAGITSSDLDLIILATSTPDHLGGFPSTACVVQDKLGAHTACAAFDVQAVCAGFTYALATADAFIRAGSYRKVLVIGAETFSRILNFQDRGTCVLFGDGAGAVVLEASNEAGILSTALHADGSQRDILCVPGRSGNGAVHGSPFMTMDGQAVFKLAVKVLEQVAHEVLEKAKLKPEQIDWLVPHQANIRIMEGTAKKMGMSMDKVIVTVHEHGNTSAASIPLALDVGVRSGQIKRGQHLLLEGVGGGFAWGAVALKY, via the coding sequence ATGAGTATTTATGCAAGAGTAGCTGGCACAGGAAGCTATCTTCCAGAGCAACGCCTAACTAATCAAGATTTGGTTGAGCGCCTTGCTAAATCCGGTTTAGAGACAAGTGATGAGTGGATTACCACTCGTAGCGGAATTTCTGCGCGCCACTTTGCTGCAGAAAATGAATTAACCAGTGATTTAGCTGTAAAGGCGGCACAGGCTGCTTTGAGTAGTGCTGGAATTACTTCATCTGATTTAGATCTCATCATCTTGGCTACCTCCACCCCTGATCATTTGGGCGGTTTTCCAAGTACGGCTTGTGTAGTGCAAGATAAGTTGGGCGCTCACACCGCTTGTGCAGCGTTTGATGTGCAGGCTGTATGTGCAGGGTTTACTTATGCACTGGCGACAGCAGATGCTTTTATTCGTGCCGGCTCTTATAGGAAAGTGTTGGTGATTGGCGCTGAGACTTTCTCTCGAATCCTGAATTTCCAAGATCGTGGAACTTGCGTATTGTTTGGAGATGGTGCTGGCGCAGTAGTGCTTGAAGCTTCAAATGAAGCTGGCATTCTTTCCACAGCATTACACGCAGATGGAAGTCAACGAGATATCTTGTGTGTACCGGGACGTTCTGGTAATGGCGCAGTGCATGGTTCACCATTTATGACCATGGACGGCCAAGCAGTTTTCAAGCTAGCTGTAAAAGTATTAGAGCAAGTTGCTCATGAAGTTTTAGAAAAAGCAAAACTAAAGCCAGAACAAATCGACTGGTTAGTTCCTCATCAGGCGAACATTCGCATTATGGAAGGCACTGCTAAAAAAATGGGAATGTCCATGGATAAAGTCATTGTGACAGTTCATGAGCATGGCAATACTTCAGCAGCCTCTATTCCATTGGCTTTAGATGTTGGTGTGCGCTCTGGTCAAATCAAACGAGGACAGCATCTTTTATTGGAAGGTGTTGGCGGTGGTTTTGCTTGGGGTGCAGTTGCTCTCAAATATTAA
- the fabD gene encoding ACP S-malonyltransferase — MTFAFVFPGQGSQSVGMLNSISERPEVRAILQEASEALGEDVAKLIAEGPAEALALTTNTQPVMLTAAVAFYRAWLAAGGATPRVMAGHSLGEYSALVASGVISFKDAVPLVRFRAEAMQTAVPVGTGGMAAILGLDDAVVIKVCAEASAASGGVVEAVNFNAPGQVVIAGASDAVAKACELLKAAGAKRALPLPVSAPFHSSLLQPASEKLKGYLENIEFKTPTIPVINNVDVEILNDPVAIKDALVRQAAKPVRWQETIQAMAAQGIAQVVECGPGKVLAGLTKRINDQVTGIPVFDEASLNEVLATVK; from the coding sequence ATGACATTCGCATTCGTATTTCCAGGCCAAGGATCACAATCAGTGGGTATGCTCAATTCAATTTCTGAGCGTCCTGAAGTCCGTGCAATATTACAAGAGGCTTCTGAAGCGCTAGGTGAGGATGTGGCAAAACTCATTGCCGAAGGCCCAGCAGAAGCGCTTGCTTTAACAACCAACACTCAACCAGTGATGTTGACTGCTGCGGTAGCCTTTTATCGTGCTTGGCTAGCTGCGGGTGGTGCTACACCTAGGGTCATGGCGGGCCATAGCTTGGGTGAGTACTCTGCTTTGGTTGCGTCAGGAGTAATTTCTTTTAAAGACGCTGTTCCATTGGTGCGTTTTCGCGCTGAAGCAATGCAAACTGCGGTTCCAGTAGGTACTGGCGGTATGGCGGCAATTTTGGGTTTGGATGATGCGGTTGTGATCAAGGTTTGCGCTGAAGCAAGCGCAGCTTCTGGAGGTGTGGTTGAGGCAGTGAACTTTAACGCACCAGGGCAGGTAGTTATTGCTGGAGCAAGTGATGCGGTAGCTAAAGCATGTGAATTGTTAAAGGCTGCTGGCGCTAAACGTGCGTTGCCTTTGCCAGTATCTGCACCATTTCACTCTTCTTTATTACAGCCTGCTTCTGAAAAGCTAAAAGGGTACTTGGAGAATATCGAATTCAAGACGCCAACGATTCCAGTGATTAATAACGTTGATGTTGAAATCCTGAATGATCCTGTTGCGATTAAAGATGCATTAGTGCGTCAGGCAGCTAAACCAGTGCGCTGGCAAGAAACTATTCAGGCAATGGCTGCCCAAGGCATTGCGCAAGTCGTTGAATGCGGTCCTGGAAAAGTATTGGCTGGTCTTACAAAGCGCATTAACGATCAAGTGACTGGTATTCCAGTATTTGATGAGGCGAGCCTGAATGAAGTGCTTGCCACCGTAAAATAA
- the fabG gene encoding 3-oxoacyl-ACP reductase FabG, whose protein sequence is MNLDLSGQIALVTGASRGIGQAVADELVKCGAKVIGTATTAEGAKAIDQRLKPSGGAGLALNVTAPNACEEIIDQIVKEFGGINILVNNAGITRDNLAMRMKSEEWTDVIDTNLSAVFRLSQAVLRPMMKARAGRIINITSIVGHMGNPGQANYAAAKSGVSGMTRALAREIGSRNITVNCVAPGFIDTDMTRALSEEQQNALKVNIPLARLGSPEDVAQAVAFLASPAAGYITGNTLHINGGLYLA, encoded by the coding sequence ATGAATCTCGACTTAAGTGGACAAATTGCTTTAGTAACTGGAGCCTCACGTGGTATTGGTCAGGCAGTGGCAGATGAGTTGGTGAAGTGTGGTGCAAAAGTCATTGGCACAGCCACCACTGCTGAGGGTGCTAAAGCAATTGATCAGAGATTAAAACCTTCTGGTGGCGCCGGATTGGCATTGAATGTCACTGCGCCAAATGCATGTGAAGAGATTATTGACCAGATTGTTAAAGAATTTGGTGGTATCAATATATTGGTGAACAATGCTGGCATCACTCGTGACAACTTAGCTATGCGCATGAAGTCTGAAGAGTGGACCGACGTGATTGATACAAACTTAAGTGCAGTGTTTCGTTTGTCTCAAGCAGTATTGCGCCCAATGATGAAGGCGCGCGCTGGTCGCATTATCAATATCACTTCGATTGTTGGCCACATGGGAAATCCAGGTCAAGCGAATTACGCTGCAGCTAAATCTGGTGTTTCTGGAATGACTCGTGCACTTGCGCGTGAAATTGGTAGTCGTAATATCACTGTCAATTGCGTAGCGCCTGGATTTATTGATACCGATATGACCCGCGCTTTGAGTGAAGAACAGCAAAATGCACTAAAAGTAAACATTCCATTGGCCCGTTTAGGTAGCCCAGAAGATGTAGCTCAAGCAGTAGCGTTTTTAGCCTCTCCAGCTGCTGGTTATATTACGGGTAATACCCTACACATCAATGGCGGACTCTATTTAGCCTAA
- the acpP gene encoding acyl carrier protein, giving the protein MDNIEQRVKKIVAEQLGVAEGDIKNESSFVNDLGADSLDTVELVMALEDEFGIEIPDEEAEKITTVQLAIDFAKSKAQG; this is encoded by the coding sequence ATGGACAACATCGAACAACGCGTTAAGAAAATCGTCGCTGAGCAATTGGGCGTCGCTGAAGGAGATATCAAAAATGAATCTTCTTTTGTGAATGACCTAGGCGCTGACTCTCTTGACACTGTTGAGCTGGTAATGGCTTTGGAAGATGAATTCGGTATCGAAATTCCTGATGAGGAAGCCGAAAAAATCACCACAGTTCAGCTCGCGATCGACTTCGCTAAATCAAAAGCTCAGGGTTAA
- the fabF gene encoding beta-ketoacyl-ACP synthase II encodes MSASKGRRRVVVTGLGLISPVGNSVDVAWSNLLAGKSGIATITKFDHAPLSVHFAGEVKDFNVEEYVSAKEARHMDTFIHYGIAAGTQAIRDSGIEVNEQNAERIGVMVGSGIGGLPMIEETGAELLARGPRRISPFFVPGSIINMISGHLSILFGLKGPNVAAVTACTTGLHSIGLAARLIQYGDADVMIAGGAESTISALGVGGFASARALSTRNDDPATASRPWDKDRDGFVLGEGAGVLVLEEYEHAKARGAKIYCELRGFGMSGDAYHMTAPNMDGPRRCMVNAMRDAGLNPDQIQYVNAHGTSTPLGDKNETEAIKAALGDHAKKTLINSTKSMTGHLLGGAGGLESVFTILALHHQKSPPTINIFNQDPECDLDYCANTARDVKIDHAVKNNFGFGGTNGTLIFGKLP; translated from the coding sequence GTGTCAGCATCAAAGGGCCGACGCCGGGTTGTAGTTACCGGCCTTGGCCTCATCTCACCTGTTGGTAATTCTGTTGATGTAGCTTGGTCTAATTTGCTTGCGGGCAAATCAGGCATTGCGACCATCACCAAGTTTGACCACGCTCCACTAAGCGTTCATTTCGCTGGAGAGGTGAAAGATTTCAATGTCGAAGAATATGTTTCTGCCAAAGAGGCACGCCATATGGATACATTTATCCATTACGGCATCGCTGCTGGCACACAAGCTATTCGCGATAGCGGTATAGAGGTTAATGAACAAAACGCTGAGCGTATCGGCGTGATGGTGGGTTCAGGCATTGGCGGTTTGCCAATGATTGAAGAGACAGGTGCTGAGCTCTTGGCTCGCGGCCCTCGTCGCATTTCCCCATTCTTTGTTCCTGGCTCCATCATCAATATGATTTCTGGGCACCTCAGCATTTTGTTTGGCCTCAAAGGTCCAAACGTTGCTGCGGTTACAGCATGTACGACTGGATTGCACAGTATTGGTTTGGCTGCGCGTTTGATTCAGTATGGTGATGCTGATGTCATGATTGCTGGCGGTGCAGAGTCCACAATTTCCGCATTAGGTGTTGGCGGCTTTGCTTCAGCAAGAGCACTTTCTACACGTAACGATGACCCAGCGACCGCATCTCGTCCTTGGGATAAGGACCGTGATGGATTTGTCCTTGGCGAAGGTGCTGGTGTTTTAGTACTTGAAGAGTACGAACACGCCAAAGCACGGGGCGCAAAAATTTACTGTGAGTTACGTGGTTTTGGTATGAGTGGTGATGCGTACCATATGACAGCTCCCAATATGGATGGTCCACGTCGTTGCATGGTGAATGCGATGCGCGATGCTGGCTTAAATCCGGATCAAATTCAGTATGTAAATGCCCACGGCACTTCAACCCCTTTGGGCGACAAGAATGAAACCGAAGCAATCAAAGCTGCATTGGGTGACCATGCTAAGAAGACTTTGATTAACTCAACCAAGTCAATGACAGGTCACCTCTTAGGTGGTGCTGGTGGCTTGGAATCTGTATTTACGATTCTGGCTCTCCACCACCAGAAATCACCCCCCACCATCAATATCTTCAATCAAGATCCAGAGTGCGACTTGGACTACTGCGCCAATACCGCTAGGGATGTGAAGATTGACCATGCAGTCAAAAACAACTTTGGCTTTGGTGGTACTAACGGCACCTTGATTTTTGGTAAGCTGCCCTAA